The Euphorbia lathyris chromosome 8, ddEupLath1.1, whole genome shotgun sequence genome has a window encoding:
- the LOC136202771 gene encoding uncharacterized protein, with product MCKKGIDYLNETHNSVDSQQNHHQDIHLMDTPPSVTYSTVGSHDETPRVKLLCSFLGSIMPRPQDGKLRYVGGETRIVSLPRDISFEELMSKMKELYEGAAVLKYQQPDEDLDALVSVVNDDDVTNMMEEYDKLDSGDGFTRLRIFLSSHPDQDGSSHYVDGDEKESERRYVDALNNLNDGADFRRQQADSPLVGAFDDIHVQEQFFNPIDSGLHGQRSMDMSVPQFNLHQITVPQRHSEMDGSWSPAYYSPRHHGHHDPRSFPEFPSSPPSRYRMQFGELPDRGMDRVSEEYARSQLNHPPAFEHPSQFAENVVWIPPGAISADKAGFPGNLLHGSNVAEGNSGCEHCRAALQRNQLHLEQPNIGNVVHQSPSQCAECHTNREHFMLNAETKVHNAVYPKGQNDPRSIYSEAHSHERGWNMPHQLSSHAHADEVRTQHYMVDGPGINYPLGHVNLVDAHHTSPNYIHHRAGHELGNEVFHDQPMAASHLLHVPSPEERAVRYGNIHYAYGIDNPYPMSHGHLHPQNLWRNVTPMHGASPYETSGTTLQVNGTVNPALLRGTSEGGQRIGVGMDSPHSRGDSPQKILGFDGTTAPEYAYGHPMKLNSNHHVPMNKTLLTSETSRPPLPFDVQNSSASLGTSGYNPELISNTNEVATVGERTVLGMEEANGLEKFENLVVPNTPHLEQNMFACTENEVPILGPVPTEKGGDVVKVGQNDVVGDSKLSLDRLSFLPELMASVKKAALEEAEEVKARVEETTDTGNCGSLAKEAAINESEAVNAHEEPDLGSDSENINTNKIEPTKAEAEAFERGLQTIKNDDLEEIRELGSGTYGAVYHGKWKGSDVAIKRIKASCFAGRPSERERLIADFWKEALILSSLHHPNVVSFYGIVRDGPDGSLATVTEFMVNGSLKQFLQKKDRTIDRRKRLIIAMDAAFGMEYLHGKNIVHFDLKCENLLVNMRDPQRPVCKIGDLGLSKVKQQTLVSGGVRGTLPWMAPELLSGKSHMVTEKIDVYSFGIVMWELLTGEEPYAGLHCASIIGGIVNDSLRPDIPTWCDPEWKALMEGSWASDPAVRPSFTEISKKLRNMAAAINFK from the exons ATGTGTAAGAAGGGCATTGACTACTTGAACGAGACTCATAACTCTGTTGATAGTCAGCAAAATCATCATCAAGATATTCACTTGATGGATACCCCTCCATCGGTCACTTATTCTACTGTTGGCTCGCATGATGAAACTCCGCGGGTTAAATTATTGTGTAGCTTCTTGGGCAGCATTATGCCTCGACCTCAGGATGGAAAATTGCGTTATGTGGGTGGAGAGACTCGAATTGTGAGTTTGCCAAGGGATATTAGTTTTGAGGAGCTGATGAGTAAAATGAAGGAGCTATATGAAGGGGCAGCAGTTTTGAAGTACCAACAGCCTGATGAAGATCTTGATGCCTTGGTTTCAGTTGTGAATGATGACGATGTAACTAATATGATGGAAGAGTACGATAAGTTGGATTCTGGGGATGGGTTCACTAGGCTTAGGATTTTTCTATCTTCACATCCAGACCAAGATGGTTCGTCTCATTATGTTGATGGGGATGAGAAGGAGTCCGAGAGGAGGTATGTGGATGCACTGAATAATTTGAATGACGGAGCCGATTTCAGAAGGCAGCAAGCTGACTCTCCTTTGGTTGGAGCATTTGACGACATCCATGTTCAGGAACAGTTTTTTAATCCAATTGACAGTGGTCTTCATGGTCAAAGAAGTATGGATATGTCAGTTCCACAGTTCAACTTGCATCAAATTACTGTTCCCCAGAGGCACAGTGAAATGGATGGTTCATGGAGTCCAGCATATTATTCACCTAGGCATCATGGGCACCATGATCCAAGGTCATTTCCAGAGTTTCCAAGTTCTCCCCCTTCCCGATACCGTATGCAGTTTGGGGAGTTGCCTGACAGAGGCATGGATAGAGTATCTGAAGAATATGCTAGGTCACAGCTAAACCATCCTCCTGCTTTTGAACACCCGTCACAATTTGCAGAGAATGTAGTATGGATACCCCCTGGAGCTATATCTGCTGATAAGGCTGGTTTTCCTGGTAACTTACTTCATGGTTCCAATGTTGCTGAAGGTAACAGTGGTTGTGAGCACTGCCGAGCTGCTCTCCAAAGGAATCAACTGCATCTAGAGCAACCCAACATAGGAAATGTAGTTCACCAGAGTCCTAGTCAATGTGCCGAGTGCCACACCAATCGGGAGCATTTTATGTTAAATGCAGAAACGAAGGTTCACAATGCAGTATATCCGAAAGGTCAAAATGATCCTCGTTCCATCTACAGTGAAGCTCACAGCCATGAAAGAGGATGGAATATGCCGCATCAATTGAGCTCTCATGCTCATGCTGATGAAGTGAGAACACAACACTACATGGTAGATGGTCCGGGCATTAATTATCCTTTAGGGCATGTTAATTTGGTGGATGCCCATCACACTTCTCCAAATTATATTCACCATCGAGCTGGACATGAATTGGGTAATGAAGTGTTCCATGATCAACCAATGGCTGCTTCTCACCTCCTGCATGTTCCTAGTCCAGAAGAACGTGCAGTTCGGTATGGGAATATTCATTATGCCTACGGAATAGATAATCCTTACCCAATGTCACACGGCCACTTACATCCTCAGAATTTATGGAGAAATGTTACCCCCATGCATGGTGCTTCTCCTTATGAAACATCTGGTACAACCTTACAGGTGAATGGTACAGTTAATCCAGCACTTCTCAGGGGCACATCAGAGGGCGGTCAAAGGATTGGTGTTGGCATGGATAGTCCACACTCTAGGGGAGATTCGCCTCAGAAAATTTTGGGTTTTGATGGAACAACTGCTCCAGAATATGCATATGGCCATCCTATGAAATTGAATTCAAATCATCATGTTCCAATGAATAAGACCTTACTTACTTCAGAAACCAGCCGACCTCCACTCCCATTTGATGTGCAGAACTCATCTGCAAGTTTAGGTACTTCTGGTTACAATCCAGAGTTAATTAGTAATACTAATGAAGTGGCTACAGTCGGGGAGAGAACTGTACTTGGCATGGAAGAAGCAAATGGTTTAGAAAAGTTTGAAAACTTGGTTGTGCCAAATACTCCTCATCTGGAGCAAAACATGTTTGCTTGTACAGAAAATGAGGTTCCAATTTTGGGGCCTGTCCCAACTGAGAAAGGTGGCGATGTTGTCAAAGTGGGTCAAAATGACGTTGTAGGAGATTCAAAGCTATCACTTGACCGGTTGAGTTTCTTACCGGAGCTTATGGCTTCTGTGAAGAAGGCAGCACTGGAAGAGGCTGAGGAAGTGAAAGCTAGAGTCGAAGAAACAACTGATACTGGAAACTGTGGTTCATTAGCAAAAGAAGCTGCTATAAATGAATCTGAGGCAGTG AATGCTCATGAAGAACCAGATTTGGGTTCTGATAGTGAAAATATAAACACTAACAAAATTGAGCCAACGAAAGCTGAGGCCGAAGCCTTTGAAAGAGGATTGCAG ACAATAAAAAATGACGATCTTGAGGAGATACGGGAGTTAGGTTCTGGAACATATGGAGCTGTTTATCATGGGAAATGGAAGGGTTCTGATGTAGCTATAAAGAGAATCAAAGCAAGCTGCTTTGCTGGGAGGCCTTCTGAAAGAGAGCGTTTG ATTGCTGATTTCTGGAAGGAGGCTTTGATATTAAGTTCATTGCACCATCCAAATGTTGTTTCTTTCTATGGCATAGTTCGTGATGGACCTGATGGATCTTTAGCGACTGTGACAGAGTTCATGGTTAATGGGTCGTTGAAACAATTTTTGCAGAAGAAAGACAG AACCATTGATCGTCGTAAGAGACTTATAATAGCTATGGATGCTGCGTTCGGTATGGAGTATTTGCATGGGAAGAACATTGTTCACTTTGATTTGAAGTGTGAAAACCTGTTAGTGAACATGAGAGATCCACAACGGCCTGTTTGCAAG ATTGGCGATTTGGGCTTATCAAAGGTGAAACAACAGACCTTGGTGTCAGGTGGGGTTCGCGGAACTTTGCCCTGGATGGCACCTGAGCTTTTGAGTGGAAAAAGTCACATGGTAACAGAGAAG ATTGATGTGTACTCGTTTGGCATTGTTATGTGGGAATTACTCACGGGGGAAGAACCTTATGCGGGTTTGCATTGTGCCTCCATAATCG GGGGAATTGTGAATGACTCGTTACGCCCAGACATCCCAACATGGTGTGATCCTGAATGGAAGGCGTTGATGGAAGGTAGTTGGGCGTCCGATCCAGCAGTGAGGCCATCTTTTACAGaaatttcaaagaaactgagaaacaTGGCTGCtgcaattaattttaaatgA